Genomic window (Candidatus Bathyarchaeota archaeon):
TCGAAATGCTAGAAGGCATGCCTGAAAACTTTGTAGAAAAACTATCCGACTTCGTATCCAACAGACTAACACCTTCAGGAGCACAACTCAAAGGCATCATTGAACCCACAACAGAAGGACCAGTCATAGTCACACGAGAAAACCTAACCCACTACGAAGCCGTAGGTTTAGTTCTATACGCCTCAGACGACCGCAAAAACACAGCAGCCCAAATCCAGAAACTGCTCGAATCCAGCGGCATAAAAAGTATGGTTCCTGCAAGACTAAACGAAATGACTAAACGCGGACAAGTTTTCAAACCAGACCCAAACAAACCCGAGTTTAAACTTACGATTCAAGGCGAGAAATGGGTCGAAGAAGAAGTCCTCACCAAACTCAGAGGCAAAATGAGTTGACCGAAAAAACTCCAAAAGTCAACGTTCAAATAAAATACAAAGACACTGAACAACAGTTCACCGCTGAACCCCAAGAAGCATGGCTTCTACTAAACAAATTCTTCAAAGAACTCATCCCTTCTTTTGAAATCGCCCAAAAACTCACCCTCAACATTGACCTGCAACAGCTTGCAAAAGACCTGCAGGGCATAATTGCCTTCTCAGATGGCGGCATCAGTTTGCTTGCGCCTAAAAATAAGTTAACTGATAATGAGACTTTAATGATTTGGCTTACAGCTCACTTTCTTGGAAACAAACTATGTTTAGTAAACAACGATTCTCTTTCAAAAGAGGAACTACAAGCAAAACTTGGCAAAAGCGGCAAAATTACCAGCACTCGTCTGGGCGAATTGATAAAAAACGATTTTGTGGCAAGAACGGCTGCCGATAAGTACAGAATAACTAACCTTGGAATTGTTCAGAGTCAAAAAGAAGTTATCCCGAAAGTAAAATCAAAAATTAACTAAACTATTGAGCCCTAAGTTGATAGGAAAAATATATTACCTTCTTACTCCAGTTTTTTCTTGAGGAGAAAGCATGAACTTAATGCTTTTAATGGCTATAGTTTATTCAATTCTTGACAGTTTAGGTCTTGGCGGACTTGATCTAACATTCCTAATCGTCTTGGTCATCATTGGCTTGATAATAATAGTCCTCATAAAACTGTTCTTAGTGCTGATTCCCGCAATAATCGTTGCCATCATAGTTTATTTCCTCACATCAGGTGACCTATTCTGGACTGGCGTGGCCTTCCTGGTGGTTGCAGCATTATCAATACTGGCTAAACTCTAATCCTTTCTTATTTACTACTTTTTTGTTTCCAAAAAGCCAAGTTTACTGCTTGATTTTCTCAAATAACCCCCTCTTCATCGTTTAATATGCTTCTCTATCAAATTAGAGAAGCCATCTTTTTCACAAGACTTTTATATGGCATTCAGGGTTTTGGATATTACACTAATATTACGAGGACACGGCTATGATGATGGAACCAAGTAAAAAACCGTTGAATGTACTGATCAAACAATTGCACGGAAACATCGAAGTTGTTTTAAAAAACGGCTACGAATACAAGGGAAAAATGATAAAATGCGATGGCCACATGAATCTCCTCTTGGAAGGCGCAACAGAATGCAAAGAAGACCAACTAATGACTAACTATGGCAACGTGTTGCTTCGCGGAAACAACATCCTCTACATAGTGCTGGATGCCAACAAGCACTAAAACGGCAAGCTTAGATTTTCTCCAGTCACATAAGCACAGGCTTCTTCAATAGCCAATTTTATGTCAAATTTCCGCCTAAAAAAAGCAAGCACATTCTTTAAGTCACGCTCCAACAATTCACCAGCGTTGATGTGATCTGTTTTAACATATTGCGGCCAATCAATGATGAGAATGTGCCCATCAGGCTTGAGGATTATGTTGAATTCGCTGAGGTCTGCGTGGATAACATGGGCTTTCAAGTAAGCTTTTCTAACGTTTTGCAGTATTTCTTTTAGAACTTTCTCGGGCTCGCCTATGTCTTTGTATTTAGATAGTTCTCCGCCCTCAATCATCCCCATAGCTATAACATGACGGTTTTGACTTATCGGCTCAGGCACTGCAACACCTTTTTCGTAAACTAACTTCATGGCTTGAAATTCTTTCTCTGCAGCTAAGTGCGATTGAAAAAGCCATGTGGAGTGTTCGCGTATGTAGCCTCTTTTGCGTCTGGTTTGCCTAAAACTGACTCTGCCCAACCTGTGAAATTTTACGGCTATACGCGTTCCCGATGGGCTCAATGCATCGTAAACATCAGCTTCTTTTCCTACACCTAATGGTTGCCCAAAAGATGCAATTACTCCAGCCTTGAATAGGGCATTTATTGCTAGACAGTCATATCCTGCATAGTTCAAAGTATGTCCAATGTAGGCGCCTTTTGTTTGGTAGATTAACCCAAGCTTGTTTAGTTTTCCAAGGGTGAAATGTATGCGTTCCATGGGAACTTTTGCGTATTTTTGTATCTGTTCAGTTGGGACGAATTCGCGTTTACTCATTGCGGCTTCGATGATGTTGAGAATTCTAAAGTCTTCGCTTTCTAGTTGGCGAAATATTTTTACTGCTTGATCAGCACTTGACATACAGTATGGATAGAACGCCTTCAGCTATTAAGACTGTTTCCCGTGGGTATTATCGGGGTTTTTTCGGTTGGACTTATATGGGAGAAGGTATTTTGTAATGGGCTATATGTCAAAACCGTATAATAAATTAGAATCATTAATTAGTAAAGCGGATGGTTTGGCATCACCATGGCAGTAGATCAAGGAAACGTCTCGAAAGTACTTTCGGTACTATCACATCCGTTGCGAAGAGAAATACTGCTTGATCTAAGTGAAAATGGCGAGTCATCGTTCACTGACCTGCTTAACCTGCTAAAAGTTGACACGGGAAAACTCAGTTTCCACCTTCGCTCACTAGCACCTTTCATTGAGCAAACACCTAACGGCAAATACAAGCTAAGCAGAGCAGGCGAGAGTGCAGTTAGAGTAATCCATGATGTTGAAGGTTGGGCAGAAGTAGCTGATATGCAAGGAAAAGCAAGCCAGCTTCCGCTTGCTCCTTTTAAAAAGAGAATTGCAGCATTTTTCGTTGATTTTGCAATGATGGCGGCGATTACACTGGCTATTACTCTTGTCCCTCAACTTCTGTCGCTGTCTATGGCGGATTTCTTTAGCACTGGCATCAGCACCATGCTTTTCATCACGGTTGGTCTTCTCTGGCTCTACTCAACGTTGCTTGAGGGATTTAACGGACAAAGCTTAGGCAAACGCATCATGGGATTAAAGGTCGTCAGAACAGATGGGAAGAAAATGTCCTATGACCATGCCGCAGTGAGGAATTTCGGAAAGGTTTTGCCTTTGTTGCCCTTTGACTTGATTGTTGGGTGGCGACTGAAAAACTGCACGTTCCTTAGATACTTTGACAAGTTCGCAGGAACAACCGTTATTGACTTACGTTTTCATTTCCCATAAGTAATTTTTTAACTAAAATCTTATTTGCTAAAGTTGCATAGCTGTAGTGGCGAGAGTATGAATGCTACCGAGCTGAGGGTTTCAAAAATTAAGGATGGCACAGTTATCGATCACATCCGAGGAGGATTTGCACTAGATGTTGTCAAAATTTTGGGGGTAACAGGCAAGGAAAAACGTGTTATAACTATTGCCATCAATGTTCCCAGCAAACGTTTTGGGGTTAAGGATATTGTAAAGATTGAGGGCAGAGCGCTCAGTTCGCGCGATGTTAATAGGATTGCGCTTGTTGCGCCTCATGCATCAATTAATATAATTCATGATTATGCGGTTGTGGATAAATTAGAGGTAAAGTTACCTAAAATCGTCGAAGGCATAATTAGATGCACCAACCCTTGCTGCGTAAGCAACAGTGATGAACCTGTAATCTCCAAGTTCTACGTGCAAAAAGAGGAACCCTTACTGCTGAAATGTCACTACTGTGGCCTCACTCTTGAGCAAACCGAAATTTTACAGCAACTCTAGCCTAGTCGTTCTTGGGCGAGCAAAAAGAGTTCTTCGAAGTCTTTTTTGGTCATTAGTTTGCCCTTGTTTATTGCTGGGCATTCAAGTGTGAAACTGAAAACATGTTTTCCTTTATCTTCTGAATACTTCAGTTCGAAGGGATAAAACCTGCAGATTAGTGGTCTTAGGTTATAGATTGTGCATTGATTGTTTTTTAGAAAGAAACATTTGCCTTGGTTGGGCTTTTTCATCTCGAAGACGTAAGGCTTGCTATTTGTTTCTGTGGAGAATTCTTGGATTGGTATGACAGTCGCTTTTGAGATTTGGTCTGCTTCAGCCTGCAGGAGCAGAATATGTCTTGTTTTTTCTTTTGTGTCACCACAGCATAAGCTGCATCTGTTGCATTCGAAGCTGATGTTTGCAGGATAAGTAAAGTTCACTGGTGTCAACATCGTATATTCGTGTGGTCGTGCCATAAAAGCTTCATTAGTTATCTGGTAACTTTTTCAGGTGTTTTGTTGCGGTGTCCTTCACCGTACTGGAAGGGGCGGTTGAGGTTTTTTTCAAGTTTTTTCTTGAATACTTCGTCCATGTTCATGTTTGGGCATGCTAATCGGCTTGCGTCCAAAACGTAAAAGATGACATCGATTAGTTCTTCAGCGATTTTCTCTTGCGGCAACCCTTTTTTCCATGCGTCACTGGCTTCGCCGAGTTCGATGAAGGCGAAAAGTAATTTTTTAGGTATGTCTTCAGGTTTGTTGTAGAATCCTTTGGTTATCACGAGGTTTTCGATTTCTTTTTTCATCTCTTCTAGCTGCAACTCTTTTGCCTCCTATGTGTTCTCAGAAGCTATAGCCCCCTTATTTAAAGGCGATTAGGCGAGATTGATTAGCTATTACGTTTCTACCACGTACATTATAAGTGCTTGCCAGGGTGCTCTGTTACTACGTGCAACCAAGGGTTCCATGTACGTAGTAACCTCAAAAACAAAGCCTCCTTGTGTGTAGTAAAGAGAAGGGATGGCTAAACAAGCATTATCTTAAAAGATAAAAAAAGTGGCAAGAGTTCTTTTTGGTTTACCAGAAGCGGCTATTCATGCTCCATCTGCCCATCATGCCGCCGTACCCGTACTGGTACTGGTTTTGGCCTTGCGCTCCGTACCCGTAACCGTGGCATCCAAATCCGTATCCTTCGTTATAGCGGTAAGGCGAGCCTTGGTTTGTGCCGTTGTAGCAGTACGGTGGAGCCGAGTTTGTGCCGTTATAGCAGTAGGGCGCAGAGACATCAGGATTGCCGTTAATGCACCATGGCGCCGCAGACGGGTTGGCAGGTGTTGCAGTATGGTTTGGTGTTGCAAGCTGCGCGTAAGTTACGCCTGCTAGTGCCGTGGCAAGCAGGGCGATTCCAACGATGGCAAGAATGACTGTTGCTTTATTCATTCTGTTTTTTCACCTCAATAATACATATGCGCTTGCGGGTGGTTTGAGAGTTGGCTGAAACAGTTTTGAAACAGTTCTGTGAAACGGTTTTTTCAAGGCAAACTGATAGTCAAAATTAACGCAGAGACGGTTTGTCAAGAGAATTTGACTTAACCCAGTCAAGAAAGCTTTACGAGAACCCTTATAACTTAAACATCAACCAACTTTAATCATGGGCACCAAATGCAAAACGGTTACAGTGCTATTTGTAATCATTTTGGCAGTTTCCAGCATATCAATCCTACAATCTGCATTCGCCCAGTCAAAACCAGTTATCCCAGAATTCACTGTACAACTAACTGACCGCTCTTACGATGAACCGCCCACCTATCAAACAGACCCCTATACTGGACAGACTATGCTCATTTGGGCTGGTGGTCGTGTAGACAACAAAACGTTTGATTTTACGATTAAAAACCAACCGTTTACACCTTACAAAAACCCTGACGGCAAAGACGTGGAACTGTATTATAAAATACGCCACAAAGGCAATTTTGAAGAATGGAGCACTATCTTTGCACCAAAGGAGGACATAGTCCGATCCTCCGACTCTGGAAACACCTTTGTTTCTTTCATTGTAGGTGAGGGCACTTGGGGAATATCGCCTAACGGCATAGTTGACATTCAGGTTAAGGCACTAATCGGTTACTATTCACTTGTTGACGATCCTTATAACAGGCCCTGGGATAAAAGTGCTGTTTTTACCACTATCGAGGAAAGCGATTGGAGCAACACACAAACAATAACCATGCCTTTAAGCTCAACTTCACCTGATCCAACCTGTCCAATAGATTCAACGATGAGTCCAACTGTAACACCAACAGCCACGGCGACTCCGATTGACTCAAACAGCGATACAATCTCCCTGCCCATGACCACTTCTGTACTAATAACCGCAGTCTTCTTAGTTCTAATCATTGCCCTATCGCTGTTGCTCTTAACAAGGCGCCGAAATATCCAGAAAAAGCCCTAGTCAACGGCTCTCAATCTGCTATTGTAAAATGAAATCTTTTCAGCACTTTTTCTCTTTACCTTGCAGGTTTTTATTTTAGCGCGCCATCAATACATAGGAAGAGAGAGGCTACTTGGGTTTGAATGGAAAACCATTAGTCAGCATAATCAGCGCAGGCATGTCCAAATTCGGCAAACGAGACGGCTTACTTGCAAGAGAAATCTTCTCAGAAGCAGCCAGTGAAGCATTCAGCCGATGCCCCAAACTGGAGCCAAAAAGAGACATTAAAGCCATGTTCATCGGGCACATGGGCGAAGCCTACGAACACCAAGGACACACTGGAAGCGCCATCGCTGACTGGATAGGATTAACAGGTATCCCAGCTACCCGAACAGAAGCCGCATGCGCATCATCGGGCGCAGCACTGCGAACAGGAATTTACGCGGTTATGTCTGGGCTTGCTGATGTGGTCGTAGTAGGCGGCGTGGAAAAAATGACTCACCGCACCACGGCTGAGGTTACCGAATACTTGGCTATGGCGTCAGATTACCCCTTTGAACAGTGGCACGGAATCACCTTCCCAGGCTTATTCGCTTTGATGGCGACCGCGCATATGAACGCTTACGGCACAATCCAAGAGCAGATGGGTTTGGTCGCAGTAAAAAATCACTACCACGGAAGCCTCAACCCGAAAGCCCACATGCAAAAACAAATCACGCTTGAAACCGTAATGGCTTCGCGTTATGTTGCTTGGCCACTAAAACTCTACGATTGCTCGCTTATAACCGATGGGGCAAGCTGTATTATTTTAACTAAACCTGAACTCGCAAGCAAATACACTGACCAGCCAGTGCATATTGTTGGCAGTGGACAAGCAAGCGACACCATAGGACTCTATGAACGCAAAAGCCTCACTTCGCTGGCATCATCAAGGCTGGCGGCGAAAACAGCCTACGAAATGGCACAAATTACCCCACAGCAAGTGGACCTAGCTGAGGTGCACGATTGTTTCACTTTCGCAGAACTCATGGACTACGAAGACCTTGGCTTCTGCAAAGAGGGTGAAGGCGGAAAACTCATCGAAAGCGGCGAAACCAAATTGGGTGGGCGAATCCCAGTTAACACTAGCGGCGGCTTAAAAGCCAAAGGTCACCCAGTAGGCGCAACAGGCACAGCACAAGCTTATGAGATTTACTTGCAGCTTACTGGTCAAGCGGGAAACCGCCAAGTAAAAGACGCTAAAGTCGGCTTAACTCATAACGTGGGCGGTTCAGGCGCCACCGCAGCGGTGCACATTTACAGGAGAGACGCATAATGAGCACTCAAGAGCCTTTCATCATAGAGCAGTTCTACAAGTTTTTGCAAGATGGCAAGCTGATGGCGGCAAAATGCCAGAAATGCGGCAAAATCCATCTGCCACCACGACCATTATGCGACAACTGCTTCTCACAACAATTCGACTGGATACAAGTTTCTGGAAAGGGCAAACTGCTCACCTACACCGTAATTCATGTTGCACCACAACAATTCCAAACCCTGACACCATACGCCGTTGGCATCGTGGAGCTAGAAAACGGCTTAAAAATTCCCGGTATGATACAGGGCGTAACTCAGGAGCAGTTAAAAATCGGCATGGAACTAACTGTAGACTTCGCTTCGTGTAGCACGCCTCAGCAGTGGCCGCAATGGGGAAGGTACTGTTTTAAACCTTGAATGTACAACGCTGATGTAACCGCAGAAATCCAGCGTAGCTTTTTATAAGGCAACAGCAAATACCATTGCCAAGCAAGGTGCCACAAATGCCCAAAGTTAAAGTTGCATTAATCGGCGTTGGAAACTGCGCCTCATCCTTCATCCAAGGAATCCAGTACTACACAAAAGCGCAAGATTATGTGGGACTGCGCAACCCTACTCTGGCAGGGCTAAGCCCAAAAGACATCGAAGTGGTTGCAGCCTTCGACGTAGACGCGCGTAAAGTTGGATTAGACCTCTCACAAGCCATTTTTGCAAAGCCAAACAACGCTCCAAAAGTATGCGACGTACCCAGCCTGAACGTTAAAGTCAACAAAGGGCCACTCTTGGACGGCGTAGGCGAATCAACCAAAAAGATAATCCAAATCAGCAACGCACCAGACGCTGACGTAGCGAAAGTCCTGAAAGCCTCAGGTGCTGAAATTGTGATTAATTTGCTTCCAAGCGGAGCCTCACAGGCGACAGAATGGTACGCCCAACAAGCCCTCACAGCAGGATGTGCCTTCGTTAACGCCACACCAAACTTTATCGCAAGCGACCCCGCATGGGCAAAACGCTTCGAAGCGGCAGACCTGCCACTCGTCGGCGATGACCTTGTTGACCAAGTAGGCTCAACCGCGCTGCACAAGACACTGCTCAAACTGCTCTCAGACAACGGCGTGAAAATAGACGAAACCTACCAGCTTGACGTTGGCGGCGGAACTGAATCTATTGACACCCTTGACCGCACGCGGGATACTAAACGGGCAATCAAAACCGAATCAGTAGCTTCCTCATTGCCGTATAAAACTGAAGTTGTGGCTGGCTCAACAGACTACGTTGACTTCTTAGAGAACAAGCGTGACAGCTACTTCTGGATAAGCGGCGTCTACTTCTGCAACACACCCATGAAGATTGACCTTAAATTTCAAACCGTTGACGCACCAAACGCAGGCAGCGTGCTCTTTGATGTGGTGCGAGCCGCCAAATTGGCTTTAACCAGAAAGCAGAGTGGCGCGATAGAGCCGATTTGTGCTTACGCGTTTAAGCATCCACCCAAGCTGGTTTCGCTTGAGGCTGCAGAAGCGGAATTCGCCAAGTTCACTGCTTAAACAGTTTCTTCTTTCTGTTTCTTCAGAAACCTTTTCTATTTAGAATACTTCTATTAGGAAGTTATTATGCCTGAATTGTTGGTGAAGTAATGGAATTTATGGATGTTGTGACGGCAAGGAAAAGCGTAAGAGACTACACAGATAAACCAGTTGAGGAAGAAAAATTAACCCAGTTACTGGAGGCTGCAAGGCTTGCGCCTTCATGGGCTAACAAGCAATGCTGCCGATACATCGTTGTTAAGGATAAAGCTAAAATCCAAGAGGTAGCAGGCGGCTTTATCGGTTGGCTCAAACAGGCGCCAGTCCTTGTTGTCGCCTGTGCTGACCCTAAAGATTCTGGTTCAAGAAACGGCATGGACTACTACCTTGTGGATGTGGGCATTTCGATGCAGCAGTTGATTTTGGCTGCAACGGATTTAGGATTAGGAACCTGTTGGATTGGTGGATTTGACGAGGGAAAAGTAAGGAAAGCCCTGGGGATTCCTGAAAACGTGCGAGTTGTCGCTTTGACTCCTATAGGTTACCCAGCTAACGCAGGCTTGAAGAGCAAATTAATAAAAAAGCTGGCTGGAACTGACAAGCGAAAACCCCTCTCAGATATAATCCACAAAGAAAAATGGTAGCCAACTGACCATTCAATGGGCTCGCAGCTAAAGCTTTTCCAACTCGCTTCCAATCTTCTCTTTTATCCCGCTGAGATTCAGTGTGTCCTTTAAGTGGTTGATGGTTTTAACAGGCGTAGGGTCAACGCCATGCAGCACTGCCGAGTACACGCTTGTAAAATCGCCTATGAGTATGGTCGAGAGCATCCTTGCCAACGCGCTCTTGCCTTGCGCTTGAATCTCCAACATCCTCAAGCCTTCTTGCTTTAGGATTTGTTTGGTTGTTTCGATTCGACTTTTGATTTCCACAGGCTCATCTTGGTCGCGGATAAAGATAACTGAGAAGCACTTGCCCAATTCACCGATGCCCTCCCAACCGACAATCTCATTGTGGTTTAGTTCGGAGAAAACCTCCGCCTTTGCAGGCAATTTACTGTTCTCGTTAAACTGTTGCTTAAATCGCTTGGCAACGCCACGGTAAAACCCAAACCCGTAAGTCACAGGAGCAGTCTTACCAATGTTTACGGCTAGCGTTTTGGCAAAGTTATCCTTAACTTCAGGAGAGTTTTCCCTGCTAATTTTTTCTAAAAGCACCAACGCTTCGTTGAGTTCTTCAGAAACGCCTGAAACCAAACCAGCCTTTTCCATAAAAAACAGCAAAGGAACAAACAAATACGGCAACGCTGCACGCGGAGGCATGCCACCCACAACACGGACAAAGGGAACATGAAGTTTTTCAGCATACTTTAGGAGTATACCGCCACTGCTTATACAAAAAACCATGCACTTGCGCCGTAAAGCATCAAGAAAAGCGCTAAGCGATTCTTCAGTGTCTCCTGAGTAGCTCATGATTACTACGAGGGTGTTTTTGCCTGCATAGTTGGGCAGTTCATATCCGCGGTTAACCTCAATTGGGACATCTGTTTTGTTTCTTGCCCAGTCTTTTAGGAGGTCTCCACTGATGCCTGAACCTCCCATCCCAGTGATGATGGTGTTGTCAGGCTTAGGATAGTTAACGGTGATTTTTTTGGCTATTTCGGCGGCTTCGCGGTAGTGCTTGGCAGAATTAACGCAGAAATTTATCATTCCACTCTTGTCAACCGCTCTAATCTTTTCGATGTTGTTTAAAATGGCTGTTGCCACTTTTTAGTTCCTCCGATAACCCGCAGTTTTATATCTCATCCCCCACTTTTAAGTTCAACGCAGACAAGGTAACGTTAAGAGGCAAGCGTCATGAATAAAAAGAAGCTTTCAATTGCCATCCCTGCATCTGTGATATCTGATACGCCCCACTTGCGGGAAAAAACATCCAAAATCGGGTTAATTGGTCGCTCAGCGGCGATTTTCAGAGTTGGTGAAATCATAATTTACCCCGACAACCCTAAAGCTGACCAGCGCAAAGACATGAGCTTTATCGCATTGCTACTGAATTATCTTGAGACGCCTCAGTACCTTCGCAAGAACCTCTTTAAAATTGAGCCAGACCTACAGTACGCTGGAATCCTGCCGCCGTTACGCACGCCCCATCATCCCTTGAGCGGTAAAACTAAACATCTCAAAGTTGGTGAGTACCGTGAAGGCATAGTCTTGTCGGAAACTAAAGAGGGTTTGCTTGTAGAGATTGGCGTACAGCAACCTGCACTTTTAAGGCAGAAACAGTTTGGCATTGGCGAACGCTTAACTTTACAGGTGATCAACATCGGCGAGAAAGTGGAGGTTCAGGTGGTGAATCGTGAAGAAGTCCCCGTCTACTGGGGCTACAGGGTTAAAATTGAGAGGAGACCGATTGGGCAAATCGTCAAAGACGACAGCTTCGATTTGAAAATTGCCACCGCCAGAGTCGGCGATAACTTCCCTGATGTGGCTGACAAAATTAGAGAGAAATGGCTTGGCAGTCAGAGTGTTTTAGTGGCGTTTGGCGCTCCCTCTTGTGGTTTGCATGAAATTGTGGGGGCTGACGGCGAAGAACTGGTCACCATTTTTGATTTCGTAGTCAATACCATACCTGATCAGGGAACTGCTACAGTTCGAACAGAAGAAGCGCTTTTGGCAACTTTGGCGGTTTTTAACGTAAGCTTTTCATGAGCTTTTCTGCTTGTTTTCAGGGAGTTTTTGGTAAAGAAATAAATGTTTCATTTGGGTATTGTGCTGGACATGCCGACTCTTGATCTCGCTATGCCAGCTGCGTTGCTGTTTGTGGTACTAGTTGCCATGTTCTTAAACAAGCGAGCGGAAGGCAAACTGATGGCGACGGTTGAGCAGAAAGAGTTCAAAACACGAGACGTAGTGCTCCTTATAGTATTTATCGCCATTGTAATTTCAGTCATAGCTTACACTACAATAATCAGCCCCGGAGAAGTCTTCTCCAACGTGCTTATGGTGATTTTCCTCTCCTCATACGCCACGCTCCTATTCACTTTTTCATTCGTGTTCTCAAACCTGCGAAAGCGACGTGCACAGTTGCTGTCGGTCGGCTTCGGTATAGCAAGCTTAATTGCTGGGTCAGTAAGCCTCATTGGTTCATTCACTGACGCATACACTATCATTAGGGCAGGCGCGTTCTTTGTTCTAGCAGTAGGCTGTTTTGCTGTTGTTGTTTTTGAGCAGAAAAAAGCCGTTTTTAAAGAGCGATGGTACATTGCTGCCCAACCGCCTGCATTGTTCGTGCTCCTATTCGTATTCTTTAACGTTGTCTACGGTGGAACTGCCTCTGTTTGGTTCCCTGTTTTGATGGGCATCTTTGGGTTCACATTCGCAATCCTAATTATCATGTATCTTTCATCAATGTTTAATTGGAAAACAGTCGGCATTTTTGCTGTGCTCTTAACAATGCTTGATATTATACTGGTTTTCACTGGGCCAATGGTTGCGGCAGCCCAAACTTTCACAGGGCTTGGTTTGCCAGTTCTGATTTACTTGCCAAACATCCCTATTCTTTTAACGCAAACAGGCGCTATCGCTTTCAGAGGGCTTGGGCTTGGCGACTTCTTCTTTGCAGGAATACTGGCTGTTCAAACATACAAAAAGTTCGGCAAAAAAGCAGGTATCATCTCCGCTGTGGCGATGA
Coding sequences:
- the pyrI gene encoding aspartate carbamoyltransferase regulatory subunit, whose amino-acid sequence is MNATELRVSKIKDGTVIDHIRGGFALDVVKILGVTGKEKRVITIAINVPSKRFGVKDIVKIEGRALSSRDVNRIALVAPHASINIIHDYAVVDKLEVKLPKIVEGIIRCTNPCCVSNSDEPVISKFYVQKEEPLLLKCHYCGLTLEQTEILQQL
- a CDS encoding Zn-ribbon domain-containing OB-fold protein; amino-acid sequence: MSTQEPFIIEQFYKFLQDGKLMAAKCQKCGKIHLPPRPLCDNCFSQQFDWIQVSGKGKLLTYTVIHVAPQQFQTLTPYAVGIVELENGLKIPGMIQGVTQEQLKIGMELTVDFASCSTPQQWPQWGRYCFKP
- a CDS encoding YkgJ family cysteine cluster protein — its product is MARPHEYTMLTPVNFTYPANISFECNRCSLCCGDTKEKTRHILLLQAEADQISKATVIPIQEFSTETNSKPYVFEMKKPNQGKCFFLKNNQCTIYNLRPLICRFYPFELKYSEDKGKHVFSFTLECPAINKGKLMTKKDFEELFLLAQERLG
- a CDS encoding bifunctional phosphoglucose/phosphomannose isomerase; protein product: MATAILNNIEKIRAVDKSGMINFCVNSAKHYREAAEIAKKITVNYPKPDNTIITGMGGSGISGDLLKDWARNKTDVPIEVNRGYELPNYAGKNTLVVIMSYSGDTEESLSAFLDALRRKCMVFCISSGGILLKYAEKLHVPFVRVVGGMPPRAALPYLFVPLLFFMEKAGLVSGVSEELNEALVLLEKISRENSPEVKDNFAKTLAVNIGKTAPVTYGFGFYRGVAKRFKQQFNENSKLPAKAEVFSELNHNEIVGWEGIGELGKCFSVIFIRDQDEPVEIKSRIETTKQILKQEGLRMLEIQAQGKSALARMLSTILIGDFTSVYSAVLHGVDPTPVKTINHLKDTLNLSGIKEKIGSELEKL
- a CDS encoding nitroreductase family protein, which gives rise to MEFMDVVTARKSVRDYTDKPVEEEKLTQLLEAARLAPSWANKQCCRYIVVKDKAKIQEVAGGFIGWLKQAPVLVVACADPKDSGSRNGMDYYLVDVGISMQQLILAATDLGLGTCWIGGFDEGKVRKALGIPENVRVVALTPIGYPANAGLKSKLIKKLAGTDKRKPLSDIIHKEKW
- a CDS encoding AarF/UbiB family protein, which gives rise to MSSADQAVKIFRQLESEDFRILNIIEAAMSKREFVPTEQIQKYAKVPMERIHFTLGKLNKLGLIYQTKGAYIGHTLNYAGYDCLAINALFKAGVIASFGQPLGVGKEADVYDALSPSGTRIAVKFHRLGRVSFRQTRRKRGYIREHSTWLFQSHLAAEKEFQAMKLVYEKGVAVPEPISQNRHVIAMGMIEGGELSKYKDIGEPEKVLKEILQNVRKAYLKAHVIHADLSEFNIILKPDGHILIIDWPQYVKTDHINAGELLERDLKNVLAFFRRKFDIKLAIEEACAYVTGENLSLPF
- a CDS encoding ribonucleoprotein → MMMEPSKKPLNVLIKQLHGNIEVVLKNGYEYKGKMIKCDGHMNLLLEGATECKEDQLMTNYGNVLLRGNNILYIVLDANKH
- a CDS encoding thiolase domain-containing protein is translated as MNGKPLVSIISAGMSKFGKRDGLLAREIFSEAASEAFSRCPKLEPKRDIKAMFIGHMGEAYEHQGHTGSAIADWIGLTGIPATRTEAACASSGAALRTGIYAVMSGLADVVVVGGVEKMTHRTTAEVTEYLAMASDYPFEQWHGITFPGLFALMATAHMNAYGTIQEQMGLVAVKNHYHGSLNPKAHMQKQITLETVMASRYVAWPLKLYDCSLITDGASCIILTKPELASKYTDQPVHIVGSGQASDTIGLYERKSLTSLASSRLAAKTAYEMAQITPQQVDLAEVHDCFTFAELMDYEDLGFCKEGEGGKLIESGETKLGGRIPVNTSGGLKAKGHPVGATGTAQAYEIYLQLTGQAGNRQVKDAKVGLTHNVGGSGATAAVHIYRRDA
- a CDS encoding inositol-3-phosphate synthase, producing the protein MPKVKVALIGVGNCASSFIQGIQYYTKAQDYVGLRNPTLAGLSPKDIEVVAAFDVDARKVGLDLSQAIFAKPNNAPKVCDVPSLNVKVNKGPLLDGVGESTKKIIQISNAPDADVAKVLKASGAEIVINLLPSGASQATEWYAQQALTAGCAFVNATPNFIASDPAWAKRFEAADLPLVGDDLVDQVGSTALHKTLLKLLSDNGVKIDETYQLDVGGGTESIDTLDRTRDTKRAIKTESVASSLPYKTEVVAGSTDYVDFLENKRDSYFWISGVYFCNTPMKIDLKFQTVDAPNAGSVLFDVVRAAKLALTRKQSGAIEPICAYAFKHPPKLVSLEAAEAEFAKFTA
- a CDS encoding RDD family protein; the protein is MAVDQGNVSKVLSVLSHPLRREILLDLSENGESSFTDLLNLLKVDTGKLSFHLRSLAPFIEQTPNGKYKLSRAGESAVRVIHDVEGWAEVADMQGKASQLPLAPFKKRIAAFFVDFAMMAAITLAITLVPQLLSLSMADFFSTGISTMLFITVGLLWLYSTLLEGFNGQSLGKRIMGLKVVRTDGKKMSYDHAAVRNFGKVLPLLPFDLIVGWRLKNCTFLRYFDKFAGTTVIDLRFHFP